Genomic window (Candidatus Cloacimonas sp.):
TTGAGCAAATTGATAAACTCTCCCTTGGTTTTTGTCTGATGAGCGGACAAGACATTGTTGCAATGAAAGTTAACGATGATTCCATCTTTCCTGAGAGGGATGATCTAAAAAGTAAATTCTGTAACCTTCAGCTATACAATTCTCTTGCCGATCTGATTCAAGACAACAATAGGATGCTTGTTCGGGATTATCATAGGCACTTCTACGAAGCCGAAAATTATTTTGAAACCGAACCCGGAGTAACTGTTTTACATCCCTATAACATTTGGATTGCGGAAGGAGCCGAATTTGCCCCCGGTGTTATTTTAGATGCCTCTGAGGGTCCTATTGTAATAGATTCCGGAGCACGCATAATGGCAAATGCCGTTATTTGCGGTCCTGCTTATATAGGCAAAAAATCCCTCATCAAAATCGGAGCTAAAATATACGGTGGTAGTTCAATAGGTCCAATGTGCAAAATAGGTGGAGAAGTTGAAGGAACGATTTTTCAGGGTTACAGCAATAAACAACACGACGGATTTTTAGGCCATTCTTATATAGGCGAATGGGTAAATTTGGGAGCGGATACCAATAACAGTGACCTTAAAAATAACTATAAAAATATCAGCTATTATTCATATACAACCAAAAGCAAGGTAGATTCAGGAGCTCAATTCAGGGGTTGTTTTATTGGAGATCACAGCAAAACAGGTATCAATTGCAGCATTAATTCCGGAACCGTTATTGGAATAGGTTGTAATCTTTATGGAACAAATTTAATGCGTGATTTTATACCCGATTTTTCCTGGGGTGAAGCAGGAAAATGGGATAAATATAGATTTCCTGCTTTTTGTGAAACCGCTGCCATCGTTAAGCAACGCCGCAAGCTCACTTTCACCGAAACAGAAAAAGACCTTTATCAACAAATATATAATCTGAGGATATAATGCAAAACTATATAGAAGTAGAATTTCGCACCGGTAGAATAGGATATTATCGATATCCTACCAAGTTTAATATTCAGCCCGAAGACCTAATCATTGTAGAAGTGGAAAGAGGTGATGATATTGCCCAAGTTGTTCATTTGAGCATTGAAGAAGAAGATCTGGATGCTCAATTGTTATCGGGAAAAAATTACAGCATCCGCAGACAAGTTACTCAAGAAGATCTGGAAAAAATGAAAAATCTTAGCGCCGAGGAAGAAAAAGCGTCCAAAACATTTCTTTCCATTTTGGAGCATTATCCTTTTGAAATGAAACTGATTGAGACAATTTTTCAGTTTGACGGTAACAAACTAACCTTTTTCTTTACCGCAGAAGGAAGAATTGATTTTCGCAGTTTTGTACGCGAATTGGCAACCGTCTTCAAAACCAGAATTGAACTTCATCAAACTACAGGTAGAGATGAAGCTCGTCGTCTTGGTGGTTTTGGAATGTGCGGAAAACAATATTGCTGTGGCAGTTTTTTGAAGCGTTTCAACCAAGTGACCATCAAGATGGCAAAAGATCAAAATCTGGCAGGTAATTTAACCAAAATATCCGGTCCCTGCGGTCGCTTACTTTGCTGTCTCAATTTTGAAGAGAATTTCTATGTAGAAGAAGCAAAGGGCTTTCCCATAGTAGGAACTTGTGTAATGTATCAAAACACGAAAATGATGGTTTTTCGTTTAAATGTTTTGGGTAAAAAAGTTATGCTTGCCAGCGAAGAAGGAATAATATCAGAATTAGATTTGGATGATTATTACAAGCTACAAGTAATTAGCATCCCCACAATAGAACAATGAAAAAGAATGTTTTTTCCTTCTTACCTGCAGATTTGGCAGAAAACATTATCTCTTTACAACCGGATATACCTGTTTATAGAACAAAACAGATACTATCTTGGCTATACAAATCACTAATAAATGATCCAGATGCTATGACCAATCTGCCTCAGCA
Coding sequences:
- a CDS encoding putative sugar nucleotidyl transferase, with translation MQIIIFDDESRSNFFPLTLTRSIGDLRCGITKLRQRLEHTFANSGETSIIIDESLVPLYKERHPDWLINAKIKGEKLYINSRLVLTADAIEQIDKLSLGFCLMSGQDIVAMKVNDDSIFPERDDLKSKFCNLQLYNSLADLIQDNNRMLVRDYHRHFYEAENYFETEPGVTVLHPYNIWIAEGAEFAPGVILDASEGPIVIDSGARIMANAVICGPAYIGKKSLIKIGAKIYGGSSIGPMCKIGGEVEGTIFQGYSNKQHDGFLGHSYIGEWVNLGADTNNSDLKNNYKNISYYSYTTKSKVDSGAQFRGCFIGDHSKTGINCSINSGTVIGIGCNLYGTNLMRDFIPDFSWGEAGKWDKYRFPAFCETAAIVKQRRKLTFTETEKDLYQQIYNLRI
- the ricT gene encoding regulatory iron-sulfur-containing complex subunit RicT — translated: MQNYIEVEFRTGRIGYYRYPTKFNIQPEDLIIVEVERGDDIAQVVHLSIEEEDLDAQLLSGKNYSIRRQVTQEDLEKMKNLSAEEEKASKTFLSILEHYPFEMKLIETIFQFDGNKLTFFFTAEGRIDFRSFVRELATVFKTRIELHQTTGRDEARRLGGFGMCGKQYCCGSFLKRFNQVTIKMAKDQNLAGNLTKISGPCGRLLCCLNFEENFYVEEAKGFPIVGTCVMYQNTKMMVFRLNVLGKKVMLASEEGIISELDLDDYYKLQVISIPTIEQ
- a CDS encoding 23S rRNA (adenine(2503)-C(2))-methyltransferase RlmN; protein product: MKKNVFSFLPADLAENIISLQPDIPVYRTKQILSWLYKSLINDPDAMTNLPQ